TGGGGTTTGCTCTTTGATCACCCTCCCTGTGCATTTTCAGGTCTCCGAGTGTTCTCAAATCTCCACTTTTTGGtgtaaaaaatgacaaaattagGGTTTCTCCGCCTGTCCTATGAGAAGCAAGACACGCTGCTCAAGCTGCTCATCCTGTCCATGGCAGCCGTGCTCTGTGAGTCCCGCCCCTTTCTGTTTGACCGTCGAGCTCtcgtttttcttcttttattccttCCGCATCCGTTTTCTCGAAAAACgtgtttttctttatcttccCAACAGCCGTTTTGGgacaaaaccagttttaatCGGCCAAAGCACACAATAAATTTAACAAAACTCCGCCTCGCCGTGGATTCACTCAGCCCTTTTTCTATATTTGCAGCTTTCTCCACGAGACTTTTTTCCGTCTTAAGATTCGAAAGCGTCATCCATGAGTTCGACCCgtaagtgtaatttttttttccctcttatttcTGGGGAGAACCCgacaggttttttcctttttgggcGGCGTTTGCCGAGCTCGACTTAACCCCCGCCGAGCAGGAAGGATTCAGAGAGTGGTTTTCATCCGCCGCAGCTAATTTTGACTCTTTTAGAGCCATAATTTCGATACTTTTAGATCTTGATGTGGAGATTCGGATGTTTTCTCGCCCTGTAACAGGTATTTTAATTACCGCACCACCCGCTTTCTGGCCGAGGAAGGTTTTTATAAATTCCACAACTGGTTCGACGACCGCGCCTGGTACCCGCTGGGCAGGATTATTGGCGGGACGATTTACCCCGGTGAGCAGGAAATCACCAGGAGGGTCCTTAATGAGATTTTTAGATGTTAATTATCACACTAATGAGGTTCGTTTGGCCCCTGCAGGGCTGATGATCACCTCGGCAGCCATTTACCACGTCCTGCACTTCTTCCACGTCACCATCGACATCCGCAACGTCTGTGTCTTCCTGGCccccctcttctcctccttcacCACCGTCGTCACCTACCACCTCACCAAAGAGCTCAAGGTTGGGGCGAATTGCGCAGATTTTGGCTCAATCGAGGCAAATCTTGAAAATTTTACCTCTCATCGCGGAAATTTTGCCTCAATCGAACCTTTTATCGGTGGCAACTGCCACGCCAGGCTAAACCCAGACTGGAAAATCACgtttaaaatctcatttaaatgctcacatttttattcctttgagGTGTATGATaacaaaaatgctaaaaagtgattattttttcctgtcgTGGCTGTTTTTTGCCGCAGGACGCGGGCGCGGGACTCCTCGCCGCCGCCATGATCGCCGTGGTGCCCGGGTACATCTCGCGATCCGTCGCCGGGTCCTACGATAATGAAGGTGAGTTTGTGGCGCTGGAAACGGGGAAAGAtttgaaaattcaaaaaaaaatcgGGTAAAATTGCCACAGGGCGCAACAGAAATCACCATTTTACAGATCCACAAAGACCAAAAATTAGTGTTTTAACCCCAAAATCAGATATTAAACCCGTTTCCCAAGATTAATTCTTTACATAAAGCGCCATCCCATCTTCTGACGGAGCAATGAAAGTGtttatatatctatttttaattttatttaattcattttatcgCCATTTCGGGGTTTTAAGACCTTTCTGTCTCTTCCCACCCAGGTATCGCAATATTCTGCATGCTCCTCACCTACTACATGTGGATCAAAGCCGTTAAAACCGGTTCTATCTATTGGGCTGCCATGTGCGCTCTGGCTTATTTCTACATGGTGAGTTTTTTCTTGCAATTCCGGGGTATTTCTGGCTCCAAAACTCCACTTTGTGCCCTTCCCGTGTCGGCGGATGGTGTAAACATGGAATTTGatgcatttttattcatttctgcTTAGAAAACCGGCCAATTTTGCACGTGATTTTATTAATAACGTTAAAAAATTTGAATTTCTGAATCTGAATTtgcatattttggttttttcccagGTTTCCTCGTGGGGCGGTTACGTTTTCCTGATCAACCTGATCCCCCTGCACGTCCTGGTGCTGATGCTGACCGGCCGCTTCTCCCACCGCATTTACGTCGCCTACTGCACCGTCTACTGCTTGGGCACCATCCTGTCCATGCAGATCTCCTTCGTCGGCTTCCAGGTGCCCGGGCGAGACCCAAACCCCATGATTTTATGGgttttaccaaaaaaaacccgACCACTTGGTGCCTGGTTTCAACACTGTCGAAATTAAGTGCTGATTTGTCGTGCATTTTGGCCAATTTAGCGCTGATTCGTCGTGAATGTCGGCAAATTTTCCAAAATTCATGACAAATCAGCGTTACACTTAGTGCTGGTTTGTCAAGAGCGTCAGCAAATTTAGTGCTGATTTGTTGTGAATTTTGGCAAATTTAACAGTGATTTGTCACGAACAGTAGCAAATTTAGTGTTGATTTTTGGGCAAATCTTGCTTTTGGAGGCACCGGGTGGCTTTCAAAGCTCCTAATAACCTCAAAACATCGATGTTTTCGGCCAAAATTTTTCCAAAAAGCCATTTGTTGGATAACGAAGCGCCGCTGTGTCGCCCTGCAGCCCGTCCTGTCCTCGGAGCACATGGCGGCTCTTGGCGTGTTCGGCCTGTGCCAAATCCACGCGTTCGTCGACTATTTGCGCAGCAAACTCAACCCCCAGCAGTTCGAGATCCTTTTCCGCAGCGTCATCTCCCTCGTcggcttcctcctcctctccctcggCACCGTCCTCATGCTGACCGGTAACCTCccatttttctaaaaaaccCGCGAAATTTATAAATCTTAATCCCGCTTTATCGCCCCGGCTCGAATTTGGAGGCCGCGCCCCAGCCGAATTTGCGCGTtagcaggaaaatatttaattagctGGGAGATCGGAGAAACTAAACACCAAAACGATGCTAAAAATACACAGCGAGTGGTGGGAAAAGTCTTTTTAGGTTAAAATGACGCTTGAGTTCCttttgaaaattacattttttgcGCAATGTTAAAACACCACCTGGGATTTCTCATTTGCGTCCAATcgaaaatttttttttttttcctctcttttagGGAAAATCTCACCGTGGACGGGGCGTTTCTACTCCCTCCTGGATCCTTCCTACGCCAAGAACAACATCCCCATCATCGCCTCCGTCTCTGAGCACCAACCCACCACCTGGTCCTCTTATTATTTCGACCTCCAGCTTCTCGTCTTCATGTTCCCCGGTGAGCCCAGCGCCAAAATCCCATTTATTAAACCACCCGGCGGGTTTGAATTGCCTCTACCGCCTGTTTTTCGTTTTGAAAAATGCACTTTTGAGGCGAATTTGACCCGTTTCTCTCTCCCCATCGCAGTGGGACTCTACTACTGCTTCAGCAACCTCTCAGACGCCCGGATCTTCATCATCATGTACGGCGTCACCAGCATGTACTTCTCAGCCGTGATGGTGAGGCCCAAACGCTCTTAAAAAAGCCGATTCAatccctttttttgttttcagaatcaATGAGGCTTCAACCTTGAGCTGCTTGTATTGTTCATGGGCCGTTTCCTcccaaaaatcaatttttttggGCCTCTTTGTGTGGCGAGGGAACAGGATGTTCCAAAACTCAATGGTTTtggtgggtgttttgttttttgatgAAACGACCCATTTTTGCTTGCACTTTGGGTTGGTTTCTGGGTGCGGAGGCATCTCCTGATGCTTTTTTCCACCTTGAAGTGTAAAATCGCAGTCAGTTCCTCACCTTGGCCAGCATTGAGGTCTTTGGAGAACGTCTGTGGTGGTGGCACCTCCCGCTAAAAAAACAAGCAGCGGGTCGATCTCCAGGTTGAGTTCGGGATTGAATTTTCCCGTTTCTCGCAGATTTTCGCCCACGTTTCTTCTCTGAGGGTTCATCCGTTGCCCGCAGGTGCGGCTGATGCTGGTGCTGGCCCCGGTGATGTGCATCCTCTCTGGCATCGGCGTCTCCCAAGTCTTGTCCACCTACATGAAGAACCTGGACATCAGCCGCCCGGACAAGAAGAGCAAAAAGCAACAAGATTCCACCTACCCCATCAAAAATGAGGCGGgtttggggacaaggggacaaggACGGGAGGTCGGTGGCTTCTTCCCACTGGTGTTGACGTGGCTTTGCTCGCCCAGGTGGCCAGCGGCATGATCTTGGTGATGGCGTTCTTCCTCATCACCTACACCTTCCACTCCACATGGGTGACCAGTGAGGCCTACTCGTCCCCTTCCATTGTCCTCTCCGCCCGTGGTGGCGACGGCAGCCGGATCATCTTCGACGACTTCAGAGAAGCTTATTATTGGCTGCGGCACAACACGCCGGAGGTACTGGGGGGCGGAGTTTGGGTGGTGGGGACCCAATGTCGCGTCGTCGGTGTCTCGGTTGACATTGGGTTGGGCGCAGGACGCCAAGGTGATGTCGTGGTGGGACTACGGCTACCAGATCACCGCCATGGCCAACCGCACcatcctggtggacaacaacACGTGGAACAACACCCACATCTCCCGCGTCGGGCAGGTACGTTTCCCCACGCCCACCGGGACTTCCTGGTGGCACCAGGACTTGCTGGTGACGCTGTGTCCGCTCCAGGCCATGGCGTCGACGGAGGAGAAGGCCTACGAGATCATGAGGGAGCTGGACGTCAGCTACGTGCTGGTCATCTTCGGCGGCCTCACCGGTTACTCCTCGGACGGTAAGGGCCTagctggtggtgctggtgaggtgggcgtggagctggggctgccgtGGGAGGTGGGACCAGAGGGCTCTTGGTTGGAGCTGCTCCCGCTTTACTTGCTGGCCCCAACTCAATGCTTTGGTGCCAACAACTCAGCTACTCGCTCTTTGGCCCCAACTCAACTACTTGCTCTTTACCCTCAACTCTTTGGCCCCAACTCAAGTCTTTGCCCCCCCAATTCAACTCCTCATTCTTTGTCCCAACTCAACTCTTTGCTCATTGCCCTCAACTACTCACTCTTTGCCCCCAACTCAACTACTTGCTCTTTGCCCTCAAATCAACTTCTCATTCTTTGCTCGCAATTCAGCTCTTTGCTCCCAACACAACTGCTCGCTCTTAGCCCTCAACTCCGCTACTTGCTCTTTACTCTCAACTCATCTCTTTGCCCCCAACTCTTTGCCGTCAACTcaactctttgctttttgtctcCAACTCAACTCTTTGCTTGCAACTCTTTGCCCCCTACTCAACTCTGCTCTTTACGCTCAGTGTAACCACTCAGCTCTTTGTTCTTTACCCTCAGCTCCTCGTTCTTTGCCCTCAACTcaactcttcattttttttgttcccaaCTTGATTCAATCT
This region of Caloenas nicobarica isolate bCalNic1 chromosome 26, bCalNic1.hap1, whole genome shotgun sequence genomic DNA includes:
- the STT3A gene encoding dolichyl-diphosphooligosaccharide--protein glycosyltransferase subunit STT3A; protein product: MTKLGFLRLSYEKQDTLLKLLILSMAAVLSFSTRLFSVLRFESVIHEFDPYFNYRTTRFLAEEGFYKFHNWFDDRAWYPLGRIIGGTIYPGLMITSAAIYHVLHFFHVTIDIRNVCVFLAPLFSSFTTVVTYHLTKELKDAGAGLLAAAMIAVVPGYISRSVAGSYDNEGIAIFCMLLTYYMWIKAVKTGSIYWAAMCALAYFYMVSSWGGYVFLINLIPLHVLVLMLTGRFSHRIYVAYCTVYCLGTILSMQISFVGFQPVLSSEHMAALGVFGLCQIHAFVDYLRSKLNPQQFEILFRSVISLVGFLLLSLGTVLMLTGKISPWTGRFYSLLDPSYAKNNIPIIASVSEHQPTTWSSYYFDLQLLVFMFPVGLYYCFSNLSDARIFIIMYGVTSMYFSAVMVRLMLVLAPVMCILSGIGVSQVLSTYMKNLDISRPDKKSKKQQDSTYPIKNEVASGMILVMAFFLITYTFHSTWVTSEAYSSPSIVLSARGGDGSRIIFDDFREAYYWLRHNTPEDAKVMSWWDYGYQITAMANRTILVDNNTWNNTHISRVGQAMASTEEKAYEIMRELDVSYVLVIFGGLTGYSSDDINKFLWMVRIGGSTDTGRHIKEHDYYTPTGEFRVDREGSPVLLNCLMYKMCYYRFGQVYTEAKRPPGYDRVRNAEIGNKDFELDVLEEAYTTEHWLVRIYKVKDLDNRGLSRT